The following coding sequences lie in one Thalassoglobus polymorphus genomic window:
- a CDS encoding CRTAC1 family protein — protein MKFYSILIAVLLLIIIGLLGYWFLVPVKNAPPGNDSPEVTDLSKLTDEELLALAESRNLGIAELENHQWLESAGRFRKILKTFPESALAIQNLAIAETSFFIGLDASAGKETSDSSQKRAIESIQQLRQLHPDDPASYRLEARVYEKQLQPVKAIELLSEAAKLTPDDPTIWYEIYRVSQSSRDDAVQKSGREALTRLHELVPENVFATMQWVITTAQSDDPPLAELITELETLLTPLAPGIEKRSRYNVLTFLEKAKASLESGNSAAAKSSLMPIKNIVTADAVSKNDLNELDENALEFIQIDFTKVVEERLSEVLQNVSHDHIEVKFESAAEQVDISDAVQDLQIVDLNLNGQLEILTLSGTTFRGHAKTSPSESWVEQFSVTLDTKPSHFIVADLDYELTETAKAEAKTGTKAEAENSAASQSSLQDVIFFGAEGVQLFKTSLAPETREIKLEAMPASTELNELKDVTHVVASDLNNDGDLDLAVIANGKLSCWNNQGNFEFKKIQLDENATEIEVVDCLAVDWDRDIDTDILVLLSDGSLGILENFRHGTFHWKPFGQKFSLGQGKSLELVDADRNGSWDILVGGTEGIEIFYTRVPQTGNVQFTKSETLSENPTESLLDLDFDNDGFRDLISVSSQGMELLRGTAAMKYLNANDVLTEKPESLRQVRKGDLDQDGDDDLVLLSEGKVHLFTNNGGNKNNWIDVSLLAAHVENESGSSSQRINHFGIGSTLELRVGAQFQKQIVRSPQTKFGIGSNPQADAVRILWTNGIPQNVIQPAANQLVSEVQKLSGSCPYLYTWNGEEFVFVTDLLWASPIGLQNPAGELVPARPWEYLKISGEMLAEQDGKYKIRITEELWEIAYFDQVKLIAIDHPEEINIYSNEKVGPGSISEYKLHQVRNERLPASVVNHVGRDLMAEIRQQDGHYAKPFEKRLMQGYTDDSFIEIDFGLTEKPEQLTLFLTGWVRPTDTGLNVAIHENSQLRGPAPPSILAPNESGEFVETIPYCGFPGGKTKTIAIDLTEAFLTDDYRIRLATSMELYWDRIFFSTESLTDEYVSQTLTCTSAELHYRGVSGIAFGPNNAPEKFLYNETIQVTPWAAIDGKLTRYGDVRELIEETDHKLLVIGAGDEMIMEFDLPEQPLRPGWKRDFILHNVGWDKDANLHTVTGETVGPLPFVGMESYPYDHIQVAPHPQEYLETYQTRELPTEDFWSVLRRSSLDELKSSEPIRSK, from the coding sequence GTGAAGTTTTATTCGATTCTCATTGCCGTTCTATTGCTGATTATCATCGGCTTGCTCGGCTATTGGTTCCTTGTTCCGGTCAAAAATGCTCCTCCTGGAAATGACTCACCCGAGGTGACCGACCTTTCCAAGTTGACTGATGAAGAGTTACTCGCATTAGCAGAGTCACGAAATCTTGGAATCGCAGAACTGGAAAACCACCAATGGCTAGAGAGCGCAGGACGCTTTCGCAAAATTCTAAAAACGTTTCCAGAGAGCGCATTGGCGATTCAAAACCTTGCAATTGCAGAGACCTCTTTCTTCATCGGTCTCGATGCGAGTGCTGGGAAGGAAACGTCGGATTCGTCGCAAAAACGTGCGATAGAATCGATTCAACAGTTACGCCAACTCCATCCCGACGACCCGGCCAGCTATCGCTTGGAAGCGAGAGTTTATGAGAAGCAGCTTCAACCAGTGAAAGCAATTGAGCTTCTATCGGAAGCTGCAAAACTGACTCCCGATGATCCAACGATTTGGTACGAAATCTATCGAGTCTCTCAATCCAGCCGAGATGACGCCGTTCAAAAATCAGGTCGAGAGGCTCTGACCCGTTTGCATGAACTCGTTCCCGAAAATGTTTTCGCGACAATGCAGTGGGTCATCACAACCGCCCAAAGTGATGATCCCCCATTGGCTGAACTGATCACAGAGCTCGAAACATTATTGACTCCACTTGCGCCGGGAATCGAAAAACGATCGCGATACAATGTGCTGACCTTTCTTGAAAAAGCGAAAGCAAGTTTAGAGTCTGGAAATTCCGCAGCTGCAAAATCGAGCTTAATGCCGATTAAAAATATTGTGACAGCGGACGCTGTTTCGAAAAACGACTTGAATGAACTTGACGAAAACGCTTTAGAGTTCATTCAAATTGACTTCACGAAAGTGGTCGAAGAACGGCTATCGGAAGTCTTGCAAAATGTCAGCCACGACCACATTGAAGTGAAATTTGAATCCGCAGCTGAACAAGTCGACATCAGCGATGCCGTTCAAGACTTGCAAATTGTCGATTTGAATCTGAATGGCCAACTGGAGATACTGACTCTCAGCGGGACAACTTTTCGTGGACATGCAAAGACATCCCCGAGCGAGTCTTGGGTGGAACAATTCTCGGTCACTCTCGACACAAAGCCGTCACATTTCATTGTGGCGGATCTTGATTATGAGTTAACCGAGACAGCAAAGGCTGAGGCAAAGACCGGGACAAAGGCTGAGGCTGAAAACAGTGCAGCGAGCCAGAGTTCGTTGCAAGATGTCATCTTCTTCGGTGCGGAGGGAGTTCAGTTATTCAAGACCTCTCTAGCTCCTGAAACTCGGGAGATCAAACTTGAGGCAATGCCCGCGTCAACAGAATTGAACGAGCTGAAGGATGTGACTCATGTCGTCGCGTCAGATCTCAATAATGATGGAGATCTTGATTTGGCAGTCATTGCGAATGGAAAGTTGTCGTGCTGGAACAATCAGGGGAATTTTGAATTCAAGAAGATTCAACTGGACGAAAATGCAACAGAGATCGAGGTGGTGGACTGTCTGGCGGTCGACTGGGACCGCGATATCGACACAGACATTCTCGTCTTGCTGAGCGACGGCTCATTGGGAATTCTGGAAAACTTCAGACACGGAACGTTTCACTGGAAGCCGTTCGGGCAAAAATTCAGCCTTGGACAAGGGAAGTCTCTAGAACTTGTCGATGCCGACCGGAACGGTTCCTGGGACATCCTTGTCGGTGGAACAGAGGGGATCGAAATCTTCTACACACGTGTTCCGCAAACCGGCAACGTTCAGTTCACGAAGTCAGAAACACTTTCAGAGAACCCCACGGAATCTCTGCTCGATCTCGATTTCGACAATGACGGATTCAGAGATCTCATCTCTGTCTCATCACAGGGGATGGAGTTGCTGCGAGGCACCGCAGCCATGAAGTATCTGAACGCCAATGATGTTCTCACCGAAAAACCGGAATCGCTACGTCAAGTCCGCAAAGGAGATCTTGACCAGGATGGAGACGATGATCTCGTCCTGCTCTCCGAGGGTAAGGTGCATCTTTTCACCAACAACGGTGGGAATAAAAATAATTGGATTGATGTTTCACTACTCGCTGCCCACGTGGAGAACGAAAGCGGTTCGAGTAGCCAGCGAATCAATCATTTTGGAATTGGAAGCACCCTGGAACTTCGAGTTGGAGCACAGTTCCAAAAGCAAATTGTCCGATCACCTCAAACGAAGTTCGGAATTGGCTCAAATCCTCAAGCAGATGCAGTCCGCATTTTATGGACCAACGGAATTCCACAAAATGTGATTCAGCCAGCTGCGAATCAACTGGTCTCAGAAGTTCAAAAACTCTCCGGTTCGTGCCCGTACCTGTATACATGGAATGGAGAGGAATTCGTTTTCGTCACAGATCTATTGTGGGCCTCTCCGATTGGGTTACAGAACCCAGCTGGCGAACTTGTTCCTGCACGGCCATGGGAATATCTGAAAATCTCCGGTGAGATGCTTGCCGAACAAGATGGCAAATACAAAATCCGAATCACCGAAGAGCTCTGGGAAATCGCCTATTTCGATCAAGTCAAACTGATCGCGATTGATCATCCCGAAGAGATCAATATCTATTCAAACGAGAAAGTCGGACCGGGATCAATCTCTGAATACAAACTGCACCAGGTTCGGAATGAACGTCTCCCTGCTTCCGTGGTCAACCACGTTGGTAGAGACCTGATGGCTGAGATTCGTCAGCAAGATGGCCACTATGCCAAACCGTTCGAGAAGAGATTGATGCAGGGCTACACCGATGACTCGTTCATCGAAATCGATTTTGGGCTGACCGAGAAACCGGAGCAACTGACGCTTTTCCTTACCGGTTGGGTACGTCCAACTGACACCGGATTGAATGTTGCGATTCATGAAAACTCACAGTTACGAGGTCCGGCTCCGCCTTCAATCCTTGCCCCGAATGAAAGTGGTGAGTTTGTTGAAACGATTCCTTATTGTGGATTTCCCGGCGGAAAGACAAAGACAATTGCCATCGATCTGACCGAGGCATTTCTCACAGACGATTATCGAATTCGTCTTGCGACCAGTATGGAACTTTACTGGGACAGAATTTTCTTTTCGACAGAATCGTTGACTGACGAGTATGTCAGCCAAACGCTCACCTGTACCTCCGCAGAATTACACTACCGCGGAGTTTCCGGAATCGCATTTGGTCCCAACAACGCACCCGAGAAATTCCTTTACAATGAAACGATTCAGGTGACCCCCTGGGCTGCTATTGACGGAAAGTTAACCCGTTATGGCGATGTTCGTGAGTTGATTGAAGAGACGGATCACAAGCTTCTGGTCATTGGTGCAGGAGATGAAATGATCATGGAATTCGATCTTCCAGAGCAACCACTTCGACCGGGATGGAAACGAGATTTTATCCTTCATAATGTCGGTTGGGACAAAGATGCAAACTTGCATACGGTCACGGGAGAAACGGTAGGGCCGCTCCCATTTGTCGGGATGGAGTCGTACCCTTACGATCACATTCAGGTGGCCCCTCATCCTCAAGAATATCTGGAAACCTACCAGACCCGTGAATTGCCTACCGAAGATTTTTGGTCAGTCCTTCGCCGATCTTCACTTGATGAGCTAAAATCCTCCGAACCGATTCGATCAAAGTAA
- a CDS encoding NHL repeat-containing protein, with product MFSRNIIAFMFASSIASLGIAQDQLVYPLDVAVGPEDSIYIADRKLPGIWKVVDGKLEIFFKGSKTFRTPLNAIRCVVVDDDGTVYAGDSATREVYSFSEDRKPLPLTQGHIGIAADLLIDGDHLIVSDLETQRIWTFPKTGGKPEEVAVIAAVRGLAKNESGELICVTTLQDPVRKISQQGEIEKLITGRPFQMTHHCVIAGENIYIADNYANTIWKAELSPGAKPEAYVSGAPMQKPVGLCRYKEGFLVADPHARQIFVIDKEGKVSPLLSQTGSN from the coding sequence ATGTTCTCTCGAAACATTATTGCGTTCATGTTTGCTTCCAGCATCGCTTCTCTTGGCATTGCGCAAGATCAGTTGGTGTACCCGCTGGATGTGGCAGTCGGCCCGGAGGACTCTATCTACATCGCTGATCGCAAGTTGCCAGGGATCTGGAAAGTCGTTGACGGGAAACTGGAAATCTTCTTCAAAGGCTCGAAAACATTTCGGACACCGCTCAACGCTATTCGCTGTGTAGTAGTTGATGACGATGGAACCGTGTATGCAGGCGATTCGGCCACACGCGAGGTCTATTCGTTTTCAGAAGATCGAAAGCCACTCCCTCTTACACAGGGGCACATTGGAATTGCAGCGGACCTGTTGATTGATGGAGATCACCTCATCGTTTCCGATTTGGAAACTCAACGCATCTGGACATTTCCAAAAACTGGTGGAAAACCTGAAGAAGTCGCCGTCATCGCTGCAGTGAGAGGATTGGCGAAAAATGAAAGTGGAGAGCTCATCTGCGTGACCACGCTCCAAGATCCGGTTCGGAAGATCAGTCAACAGGGAGAGATTGAAAAACTGATTACTGGGCGCCCGTTTCAAATGACACATCACTGCGTGATTGCGGGGGAAAATATTTACATCGCTGACAATTATGCGAACACAATCTGGAAAGCAGAACTCTCTCCGGGAGCCAAGCCGGAGGCGTACGTCTCCGGGGCACCGATGCAAAAACCTGTTGGGTTATGCCGATACAAAGAGGGTTTTCTAGTTGCCGACCCGCATGCCAGACAGATCTTCGTGATCGACAAAGAAGGCAAAGTTTCGCCACTCCTCTCCCAGACTGGATCGAATTGA
- a CDS encoding foldase protein PrsA: protein MRIWTSCLLLSLLTVSAHSAEPSNLADEIVATVNSRKITGKDLQIEFFQKQLAATPTPQSQDQLIEQLIDRELIKQFLKKRNVTAEQVLIDERMNAIRKLVESKGDDLEKVLGSLGLQEDSLVDMIALQLAWNAHVTRTLTEKRIQEFWKTNKTHFDGTEIKASQIFKRTPTGTSDEENFKQLKTLREEIVAQKLTFAEAAKMHSDSPSGAKGGDLGTFEYYGRVAEPIAAVAFETQPGKISEPFRSPFGLHIVKVHERNDGDLSLEDARAQVVKALSKTLWDEQVARERKNARIQISN from the coding sequence ATGCGTATCTGGACATCTTGTTTGTTACTCAGTCTACTCACCGTGAGTGCCCACTCTGCTGAACCCAGCAATCTTGCAGACGAAATCGTCGCAACTGTGAACTCTCGCAAGATCACGGGAAAAGATTTGCAGATTGAGTTCTTCCAAAAACAATTGGCTGCGACTCCAACGCCGCAGTCTCAAGATCAACTGATTGAGCAACTGATTGATCGCGAACTGATCAAGCAGTTCTTAAAGAAACGAAACGTGACTGCAGAACAGGTCTTGATCGACGAACGAATGAACGCAATTCGAAAACTCGTTGAAAGCAAAGGCGACGACCTCGAAAAAGTGCTGGGCTCACTTGGGCTTCAGGAAGACTCACTCGTTGACATGATTGCTCTCCAACTCGCCTGGAATGCTCACGTCACGCGGACTCTCACGGAAAAACGAATTCAAGAATTTTGGAAGACAAACAAGACTCACTTTGATGGTACGGAAATCAAGGCATCACAAATTTTCAAACGGACTCCAACTGGCACAAGTGATGAGGAAAACTTCAAGCAACTTAAAACACTCCGCGAAGAAATTGTGGCTCAAAAGTTGACTTTTGCAGAGGCTGCAAAGATGCATTCCGACAGTCCCTCTGGGGCCAAGGGGGGAGACTTGGGGACCTTTGAGTATTACGGTCGCGTTGCAGAGCCGATTGCTGCAGTGGCGTTTGAAACTCAACCGGGGAAAATCAGTGAACCATTTCGAAGTCCCTTTGGGCTTCATATCGTGAAGGTTCATGAACGCAATGACGGAGACCTCAGTCTCGAAGATGCTCGTGCACAGGTTGTGAAAGCTCTCTCCAAAACGCTTTGGGATGAGCAAGTTGCACGTGAACGAAAGAATGCACGCATTCAAATTTCCAATTGA
- a CDS encoding cation:proton antiporter — MLEHIFEKHAALIALTSIFVFGTGAQWLSWRIRLPSILLLLGAGFLAGPVFHLVNPDELLGETLFPFVSMSVAIILFEGSLSLKLSDLKEIGSVLSYLLTIGVLVTWILGALGAYIILGFTGPNSVLLGAILVVTGPTVIGPILRQIRPIGQVGAIARWEGIVIDPIGAVLAVLVFEAHRAFLDTGVNEGTMIALENLFWTILYGGGSGALAALLLIFFLKRHAIPDHLEALVTMLFVLLSFAVSNILQEESGLVAVTLMGVMMANSGVTLKHIIEFKESLSLLLISGLFILLAARVPISSFAELGWRGPAFVVFMIILVRPAAIFISTWNSNLTNKEKLFLSWLAPRGIVAAAVASVFAIHLGPDGKGLVPATFLLIVGTVVVYGLTAFPLARYLGLASSDPQGVLILGANELARAIGHAIKEANYPVMLVDTNRWNISTARMEGLRTSSKDILNENAVNELDLGGIGRLIALTQNDEVNSMGAMQFSGLFGRANVFQLTPWRRAEKQENSTSYLRARFLFGDEFSYQRLSDRIDSGAVIKVTKLTPEFTFENFQEAYGGTAVPLFISQNRKLTVLDTEQHSPKAGQTVIALVDEPEGHLQDQPNGINETTSAPVEGSI, encoded by the coding sequence GTGCTTGAACATATTTTCGAAAAACATGCCGCACTCATCGCACTGACCAGTATCTTCGTCTTCGGAACGGGAGCGCAATGGCTCTCATGGCGGATTCGACTTCCATCGATTTTATTACTGTTGGGAGCAGGTTTCCTCGCTGGGCCAGTCTTTCATCTGGTGAATCCAGACGAGCTTCTTGGAGAGACTCTCTTTCCATTTGTCTCGATGAGCGTCGCCATCATTCTGTTCGAGGGGAGTCTCTCACTCAAGCTTTCAGACCTGAAGGAGATCGGCTCTGTTCTCAGCTACTTACTGACAATTGGTGTGCTGGTCACCTGGATACTCGGTGCATTGGGCGCCTACATCATCCTTGGGTTTACAGGGCCGAATTCTGTTCTTCTTGGTGCGATTCTCGTCGTGACCGGCCCAACTGTGATTGGCCCCATTCTTCGTCAAATTCGACCGATCGGACAGGTCGGTGCCATCGCACGTTGGGAAGGGATCGTCATCGATCCGATCGGCGCTGTACTTGCGGTTCTGGTTTTCGAAGCACACCGTGCGTTTCTTGATACCGGAGTCAACGAAGGAACAATGATCGCCTTAGAGAATTTGTTCTGGACGATTCTTTATGGCGGTGGTTCTGGAGCACTGGCAGCCTTGTTGTTAATCTTCTTCCTGAAGCGACATGCAATTCCGGATCATCTGGAAGCATTGGTCACCATGTTGTTCGTCCTGCTTTCGTTTGCCGTTTCAAACATTTTACAAGAAGAATCGGGGCTTGTCGCCGTCACGCTGATGGGAGTGATGATGGCCAACTCAGGGGTGACTCTCAAACATATTATCGAGTTCAAGGAGAGCTTGAGTCTACTGCTGATTTCCGGGTTGTTCATTTTGCTGGCAGCACGTGTGCCAATCAGTTCCTTTGCAGAACTCGGCTGGCGAGGGCCAGCTTTTGTCGTCTTCATGATTATTCTTGTACGGCCTGCAGCGATTTTCATTTCGACATGGAATTCGAATCTGACGAACAAAGAAAAGCTGTTTTTGAGTTGGCTCGCACCACGTGGAATCGTCGCTGCGGCCGTTGCCTCGGTTTTCGCCATTCACCTTGGTCCCGATGGAAAGGGGCTCGTGCCCGCCACATTTTTATTGATCGTCGGAACCGTCGTCGTTTACGGGCTCACTGCGTTTCCATTGGCGCGCTACCTCGGCTTGGCTTCATCTGATCCACAAGGAGTGCTGATTCTGGGAGCGAATGAACTCGCAAGAGCGATTGGCCATGCCATCAAGGAAGCGAATTACCCAGTGATGCTCGTCGACACCAATCGCTGGAATATTTCGACAGCCAGAATGGAGGGCTTGCGAACTTCCAGCAAAGATATCCTCAATGAAAATGCGGTCAACGAACTTGATCTCGGCGGGATTGGACGACTCATCGCTTTGACTCAGAACGATGAAGTCAACTCGATGGGCGCAATGCAATTCTCAGGACTTTTTGGGCGAGCAAATGTTTTTCAGCTGACTCCTTGGCGGCGCGCTGAAAAACAAGAGAACTCGACATCTTACCTGCGAGCAAGATTTCTTTTTGGTGACGAGTTCAGCTATCAACGACTGAGTGACAGAATCGATTCCGGAGCGGTGATCAAGGTGACGAAGCTGACTCCTGAGTTCACATTTGAAAACTTCCAGGAAGCTTACGGTGGCACAGCGGTCCCGCTTTTCATCTCGCAGAATCGAAAGTTGACAGTACTTGATACAGAACAACACTCCCCAAAGGCTGGTCAAACGGTCATTGCACTTGTCGACGAACCGGAAGGTCACCTCCAGGACCAGCCCAACGGAATAAATGAGACAACGTCCGCCCCAGTCGAAGGTTCAATTTAA
- a CDS encoding CsgG/HfaB family protein, with product MNRIAVADFSGEQGEAIAAVLSNRLWENRFYTVVDRSELTSEIQTASYSEGSSLQGVLAAAHKANVDGVIVGNIIEYRCDDLVLGATDIDVDIFSQADPEGNSPSANSAIDIDFNQVVRREGSVTIAFRLVDVETGEIRAAKQVSKNYQGEQVNDQGDLPTQGEVLQMLTGQCLDEVVKMLAPHETDCEMKFASCDFWTKGSASVRKGLKAVEKGDWNGAEDHWTQAIQQNPKNHAAMFNLSIAAARKQEYDIAEQYVLDALKLEHKTCYTTGLEKIRERRTAWTRAIDQRDARVVTAAESLWQ from the coding sequence ATGAATCGCATTGCCGTCGCTGACTTCTCCGGTGAACAGGGTGAAGCCATCGCAGCTGTCCTTTCCAATCGGCTTTGGGAAAATCGATTCTACACGGTTGTCGACCGATCTGAACTCACTTCAGAAATTCAAACAGCAAGTTACTCCGAAGGGAGTTCGCTTCAGGGAGTCCTCGCTGCTGCCCACAAAGCCAATGTCGACGGTGTGATTGTGGGCAATATCATTGAATATCGATGTGATGATCTGGTCCTCGGTGCAACGGACATCGACGTGGACATTTTCAGTCAGGCAGATCCTGAGGGTAATTCGCCATCAGCGAACAGTGCAATCGACATTGACTTTAATCAGGTCGTAAGACGAGAGGGAAGCGTGACCATTGCGTTTCGACTCGTTGATGTTGAAACGGGTGAGATTCGAGCAGCCAAACAGGTTTCAAAAAATTATCAGGGTGAGCAGGTCAACGATCAGGGAGATCTTCCGACACAAGGAGAAGTGCTTCAGATGCTGACAGGCCAGTGCCTTGACGAAGTCGTTAAAATGCTGGCTCCTCACGAAACGGATTGTGAAATGAAATTCGCAAGTTGCGACTTCTGGACAAAAGGGTCCGCGTCTGTGAGGAAAGGTTTGAAGGCTGTCGAAAAAGGGGACTGGAACGGGGCAGAAGACCACTGGACTCAAGCCATTCAACAGAACCCAAAGAATCATGCGGCAATGTTTAACCTCTCCATTGCAGCTGCCCGAAAGCAAGAATATGACATCGCTGAGCAATACGTGCTCGATGCTTTGAAGTTGGAACACAAAACGTGCTACACAACCGGGCTTGAAAAAATCCGCGAACGCCGAACCGCTTGGACTCGGGCGATTGACCAGCGTGACGCTCGCGTCGTGACTGCCGCGGAATCTCTCTGGCAATAA
- a CDS encoding methylated-DNA--[protein]-cysteine S-methyltransferase, producing the protein MATLTRQENPTDQQGLIQCKSTVTFQSGLGWFGVVMTPEGIERLHFGHSAEEEVLELISEEYELSNSTPPKWWKDSQKLLLAFAFGESVDLSKIPTSLGRRTPFQQKVVHALLKVGYGQTVTYAELAARAGSAGAARAVGNQMAKNCVPLIIPCHRVVGSGGKLGGFSAPQGLTMKRRLLNMENDQSQLPLDLDDIS; encoded by the coding sequence ATGGCAACTTTGACACGTCAAGAGAACCCGACGGATCAACAAGGTTTGATTCAATGCAAGTCAACAGTCACGTTTCAGTCTGGGTTGGGTTGGTTTGGTGTCGTCATGACGCCCGAAGGAATTGAACGTCTCCACTTTGGACACTCTGCAGAAGAAGAGGTTCTGGAGCTGATTTCCGAAGAATACGAACTATCCAACAGTACACCTCCGAAATGGTGGAAAGACTCGCAAAAATTGCTGCTCGCTTTTGCATTCGGAGAATCTGTCGATCTTTCGAAAATTCCAACTTCGCTGGGGAGACGAACACCGTTTCAGCAGAAAGTGGTTCATGCACTTTTGAAAGTCGGTTATGGCCAAACAGTGACTTACGCCGAACTCGCTGCACGTGCAGGTTCAGCGGGAGCAGCTCGTGCTGTTGGAAACCAAATGGCAAAAAACTGCGTGCCGCTCATCATCCCCTGCCATCGCGTTGTTGGCTCTGGCGGGAAACTGGGAGGGTTTTCCGCTCCACAAGGTCTGACGATGAAGCGACGTTTGCTCAATATGGAAAATGATCAATCTCAGCTGCCACTCGACTTGGACGATATTTCTTAA